Proteins co-encoded in one Roseiconus lacunae genomic window:
- a CDS encoding inositol monophosphatase family protein, producing the protein MMANSLQSVLDTAISAAQAGGHVLQRYWHDGIELRNKAEFGGKSYDLVSDADLESQSVIARLIANAYPSHELLGEEDLVGDTTAEHLWVIDPLDGTNNFAHRIGHFAVSIGYFQSGKPAVGVVHNPITGDTYTAIDGQGAFRNSHPIKCSEATELSTSMIGCGFYYDRGEMMRSTLAAIEEFFSHHIHGIRRFGTASLDLCAVASGQFETFFEYKLSPWDFAAGQLIVSEAGGLITDALGNPLGLQQSSVLAAAPGIHRQALAITTKHHP; encoded by the coding sequence ATCATGGCCAATTCACTGCAATCCGTTTTAGACACCGCGATCTCCGCAGCGCAAGCCGGCGGGCATGTTCTACAGCGTTACTGGCATGACGGTATCGAACTTAGAAACAAAGCAGAGTTCGGGGGAAAGTCCTACGATCTGGTCAGCGATGCCGACTTGGAAAGCCAGTCGGTGATCGCACGTTTGATTGCCAACGCCTATCCGTCTCATGAGCTACTCGGCGAAGAAGACCTTGTCGGCGATACGACGGCCGAACACTTGTGGGTGATCGATCCACTTGATGGGACAAACAACTTCGCACATCGCATCGGCCACTTTGCCGTCTCGATCGGCTATTTTCAGTCTGGCAAGCCAGCGGTCGGCGTCGTGCACAACCCTATTACCGGAGATACCTACACCGCGATCGATGGCCAAGGTGCTTTCCGGAACTCGCACCCCATCAAGTGTTCCGAGGCAACCGAACTATCAACCTCGATGATCGGATGCGGATTCTATTACGATCGCGGAGAGATGATGCGTTCGACATTGGCGGCGATTGAGGAATTTTTCTCGCACCACATCCATGGTATCCGGCGGTTTGGCACCGCGTCGCTCGATCTCTGTGCAGTCGCATCAGGTCAATTCGAAACGTTCTTCGAATACAAACTATCGCCATGGGACTTTGCCGCCGGGCAATTGATTGTCAGCGAAGCGGGGGGATTGATCACCGATGCCCTAGGCAACCCATTGGGACTGCAGCAATCCAGTGTCCTCGCGGCGGCACCGGGCATTCATCGGCAAGCCTTGGCGATCACAACAAAGCATCACCCGTAG
- a CDS encoding ATP-binding protein: MNSPVSRLALPLIPAARLGSSTWLLHLRYFAIAGQLVAIVVSVIIGIELQYVALLAFVGMTAITNVTYGVYLRSSDPALEPTIDGDESEGADKLQIDPERPTIDDAPKVRTLTLGLMLLDLMTLTAMLYFSGGPTNPFSFFYFVNLAVGGVMIWPRAAWSMTAVAIAGYGLLLIDSVPVPELGPTIDPDGLGLRSIGLMLAFTTCASVVTYFVTRTSGSLRAREKELRESQLAKAANRRIEALTTLAAGAAHELATPLSTIDVISRELGRHLEGVEKPASVAEDLRLIDHQLELCRHILQRMRGAAGDSMAQQWYKTTVGELIDATLEGVRDPHRVDVIDGSEDDESRTLWMPEEAVAQAIRNLIHNGLDASGSSGRVKVESRIGVQYVEFIVTDEGQGMTDEVLGRIGDPFFTTKEPGRGIGLGLYLTRNVVSQLGGSLQFSSIPGRGTSAVVKLPIANPENAPRVPVV, translated from the coding sequence GTGAACAGTCCAGTCTCGCGTTTGGCTTTGCCGTTAATACCGGCCGCTCGCCTCGGATCATCGACTTGGTTGCTCCACCTTCGGTACTTCGCAATTGCCGGTCAACTGGTCGCGATCGTTGTGTCGGTCATCATTGGGATCGAACTTCAATACGTCGCGCTTCTGGCTTTCGTCGGAATGACGGCGATCACTAACGTGACCTATGGGGTTTATCTGCGTTCGAGCGACCCCGCGCTCGAGCCGACGATCGATGGAGACGAATCGGAAGGGGCCGACAAACTGCAAATTGATCCAGAGCGGCCTACGATCGATGACGCCCCCAAGGTTCGAACGTTAACCTTGGGACTGATGCTGCTAGATTTGATGACGCTCACGGCGATGTTGTATTTCAGCGGTGGTCCAACCAATCCCTTCAGTTTTTTTTACTTCGTCAATTTGGCCGTCGGGGGCGTGATGATCTGGCCGCGGGCGGCTTGGTCAATGACCGCCGTCGCGATCGCCGGGTACGGACTGCTCTTAATAGACAGTGTGCCTGTGCCGGAATTAGGCCCGACCATCGACCCCGACGGGCTCGGCTTGCGTTCGATCGGATTGATGCTCGCGTTCACCACCTGTGCTTCGGTCGTAACGTACTTCGTGACTCGCACCAGCGGGTCTCTGCGGGCTCGTGAAAAGGAACTGCGCGAAAGCCAACTCGCGAAAGCGGCCAATCGGCGGATCGAAGCACTGACGACACTCGCCGCCGGTGCGGCTCATGAATTGGCAACGCCGTTGTCGACGATTGACGTCATTTCACGAGAACTCGGCCGCCACCTCGAAGGCGTGGAAAAACCCGCATCGGTCGCCGAAGACTTGCGGCTGATCGACCATCAACTGGAGCTGTGTCGTCATATCTTGCAACGCATGCGTGGCGCCGCCGGTGATTCGATGGCCCAGCAGTGGTACAAGACGACCGTCGGAGAATTGATCGACGCGACACTCGAAGGCGTCCGCGATCCACATCGCGTCGACGTCATCGATGGCTCCGAAGATGACGAGAGCCGAACGCTTTGGATGCCCGAAGAAGCGGTTGCCCAAGCGATCCGGAACTTGATCCACAACGGATTGGACGCCAGCGGAAGTAGCGGTCGTGTGAAGGTCGAATCTAGAATCGGTGTTCAGTATGTTGAGTTCATTGTGACCGACGAAGGCCAAGGCATGACCGACGAAGTGTTGGGGCGAATCGGTGATCCCTTCTTCACAACGAAAGAACCTGGCCGTGGGATCGGATTGGGCCTTTACCTAACCCGCAACGTGGTCTCACAATTGGGTGGCTCGCTGCAGTTTTCATCGATCCCAGGTCGCGGGACCTCGGCGGTCGTGAAATTGCCGATCGCCAACCCGGAAAACGCGCCCCGCGTTCCGGTGGTCTAA
- a CDS encoding protein phosphatase 2C domain-containing protein — protein sequence MRRTNNQDSYSVIPAQSSERFMSRGHLFVVADGMGAHAAGELASSMATELIAMNYFRTSIANAKDSLHVAVSEANAEIYQRGQQNPEFHNMGTTASTLALLPCGAVIAHVGDSRVYRLRDGVMEQLTFDHSLVWEVQASGQVHPESALGQALPKNVITRSLGPNADVQVDIEGPFELKIGDKFLLCSDGLSGQVDDVEIATLLECLPEDLAVEVLVDLANLRGGPDNSTVVVTTVTDGPLVSNEAKATQPSNDDTLVFWGTIGAIVACGISSVTSVAFWLLQQPGPMIIAVLGAIISGVIAAMSYSSFKEQSKRRQLALRDGTAIPKAFGGNAPYRRYVAKPDETLYRRLGKTVAELREAAKLKNWLMDWDQIDALQKQGCSAMRSGDGKSAISFQAKAIIETMNQLREQHDRSANETAIDH from the coding sequence ATGCGCCGAACTAACAATCAAGATTCCTACTCCGTCATCCCCGCTCAATCGAGTGAGCGTTTTATGTCGCGTGGTCACCTCTTTGTCGTCGCCGATGGGATGGGCGCCCACGCGGCGGGCGAATTGGCCAGCAGCATGGCGACCGAATTGATCGCGATGAATTACTTTCGCACTTCGATCGCAAATGCCAAGGATTCGCTGCATGTCGCGGTCAGCGAAGCGAATGCCGAAATCTACCAACGCGGTCAGCAGAATCCCGAATTTCACAACATGGGAACGACGGCGAGCACCCTTGCCCTGCTTCCTTGTGGTGCGGTCATCGCCCACGTCGGAGACTCACGCGTTTACCGACTTCGCGACGGAGTCATGGAGCAACTGACGTTTGACCACTCACTGGTCTGGGAGGTTCAGGCCAGCGGTCAGGTGCATCCCGAAAGCGCCCTCGGTCAAGCGCTTCCAAAAAATGTGATCACTCGTTCCCTCGGCCCGAACGCGGACGTCCAGGTCGATATCGAAGGGCCGTTCGAACTAAAGATCGGCGACAAATTCTTGCTCTGCAGCGACGGGCTTTCCGGGCAAGTTGACGATGTCGAAATCGCCACACTGCTTGAATGTTTGCCAGAAGATTTGGCCGTCGAAGTCCTCGTCGACTTGGCAAACCTTCGCGGCGGCCCTGATAACTCGACCGTGGTCGTCACCACCGTCACCGATGGGCCGTTGGTCAGTAACGAAGCGAAGGCGACGCAGCCGAGCAACGACGACACGCTCGTTTTCTGGGGAACGATCGGCGCGATCGTGGCGTGTGGGATTTCTTCTGTCACCAGCGTTGCCTTTTGGTTGCTGCAGCAACCCGGCCCGATGATCATCGCCGTTCTCGGTGCGATCATTTCCGGGGTCATCGCCGCGATGAGCTACAGCAGTTTCAAAGAGCAATCGAAACGCCGCCAGTTGGCACTTCGTGACGGCACTGCAATTCCGAAAGCGTTTGGTGGCAACGCCCCCTATCGTCGCTACGTCGCGAAGCCAGATGAAACGCTGTATCGTCGACTTGGTAAAACCGTCGCGGAACTGCGCGAAGCGGCGAAACTGAAAAATTGGCTGATGGACTGGGATCAGATCGACGCACTGCAGAAACAAGGCTGTTCGGCGATGCGTTCCGGAGATGGTAAATCAGCGATCAGTTTCCAAGCGAAAGCGATCATCGAAACAATGAATCAGCTTCGCGAGCAGCACGATCGCAGTGCCAACGAGACGGCGATCGACCACTAA
- a CDS encoding nitroreductase family protein: MTTNPTRHPVHPTIESRYSPYRFEPKPVPKDLLVQCFEAAAWAASSYNEQPWRWIVATRDDESGFKTMLGCLLEANQGWAANAGALVLTAYRSKFAKNEKPNRVALHDLGQAAAHLALQAATLGLQVHQMAGVNLSQVRTEYQIPDSFEPATAIAIGYPETSEASGEQAQQMQDREKAGRQRKSLSEQLFQGKWENTVDWC, from the coding sequence GTGACGACGAACCCCACACGTCATCCTGTCCATCCGACAATTGAAAGTCGCTACAGCCCCTATCGCTTTGAGCCCAAACCGGTTCCCAAAGATCTGCTGGTCCAGTGTTTCGAAGCCGCCGCATGGGCCGCCAGCAGTTACAACGAGCAACCTTGGCGCTGGATCGTCGCGACGCGTGATGATGAGTCCGGCTTTAAAACGATGTTGGGTTGCCTGCTCGAAGCCAACCAAGGTTGGGCTGCCAACGCGGGTGCGTTGGTCTTGACTGCGTATCGCAGCAAGTTTGCCAAAAACGAAAAACCAAACCGTGTCGCCCTGCATGACCTTGGCCAAGCCGCCGCTCACTTGGCGCTGCAGGCGGCGACCCTGGGGTTGCAGGTCCACCAAATGGCTGGGGTAAACCTGAGCCAAGTTCGCACGGAGTACCAAATTCCGGATTCTTTTGAACCAGCCACCGCGATCGCCATCGGCTATCCCGAGACTAGTGAAGCGTCGGGCGAACAAGCACAGCAGATGCAGGACCGAGAAAAAGCCGGCCGCCAACGAAAATCACTTTCTGAACAACTGTTCCAGGGAAAGTGGGAAAATACGGTCGATTGGTGCTGA
- a CDS encoding GAF domain-containing protein, with the protein MHHSPTDADQVRLDCQEFAVDKTASHHQLRIHRGDDPAPESSINASTNSQRFWQAFSAATGWRVDSSHPTSPQPNPADPEKRQPLKVLPAVAMDVMADHPLDAMPPVEKASAAELAEIAHDMAGEIETLQSHVRKRELELAAMAVAPYSTSDVDETCQSIEDTLRDATLALRFDAAAIYVLDDDTQFLNTRVVFGLPDDRLTAEPRPLRGSRGDLEAMVQEVVLIEDLQNDSGATWCAPEQAGSAICAAIYKGDLPIGTLWLYSNSRRPLDRSHAAIARMAAKQVALNLTAAVQSRAQLSSKQATEAVADIAAWQYSSLPANNDVADGWYVDAMIESPDRWSTGWHAWDVLPDGTVMVAIAEAVDTHANGAMAAATARAALTAHSGYRHSPRQMLQRISDTLWQSNTADQLVSLMYIRLDPESGEGEVAVSGQIEGMIAGSYGYRPLVASGCRPLASAIDIDCFESTFKLSVGEKLLAYTAGLRKDGIGQDLVGCCLRHSDGDAKDPLAMLRREIADFPVRNERGVLLLARRS; encoded by the coding sequence GTGCACCATTCACCCACCGACGCGGATCAAGTGCGTCTCGACTGCCAGGAATTTGCTGTGGACAAGACGGCTTCTCACCATCAATTACGAATTCATCGCGGCGACGACCCGGCGCCCGAGTCATCGATCAACGCCAGCACCAACAGCCAGCGTTTCTGGCAAGCCTTTTCGGCGGCAACAGGTTGGCGTGTCGATTCGTCACATCCGACGAGTCCCCAACCCAATCCCGCCGACCCAGAAAAGCGCCAACCACTGAAGGTGCTCCCGGCGGTCGCCATGGATGTGATGGCCGATCACCCGCTCGATGCGATGCCACCGGTCGAAAAGGCCAGCGCAGCCGAGCTTGCCGAGATCGCCCATGACATGGCCGGCGAAATCGAGACGTTGCAGTCGCACGTTCGTAAACGAGAGCTTGAATTGGCCGCGATGGCAGTCGCCCCGTACAGTACGTCTGACGTCGATGAAACCTGCCAAAGTATCGAAGACACATTGCGTGACGCCACACTGGCGCTGCGTTTTGATGCCGCCGCCATCTACGTACTTGATGATGACACGCAATTTCTCAACACGCGAGTTGTCTTCGGTTTGCCCGATGATCGACTGACCGCAGAGCCGCGTCCGCTTCGTGGAAGTCGTGGCGACTTAGAAGCAATGGTCCAAGAAGTCGTCTTGATCGAGGACCTGCAAAACGACTCCGGTGCGACTTGGTGTGCCCCCGAACAGGCCGGCTCGGCGATTTGCGCTGCGATCTACAAAGGCGATTTGCCGATCGGAACACTGTGGCTGTATTCCAATAGCCGTCGCCCGCTTGATCGATCCCATGCCGCGATCGCGCGAATGGCTGCGAAACAAGTCGCATTAAATCTAACCGCCGCCGTTCAAAGTCGCGCTCAGCTTTCGTCCAAGCAGGCCACCGAAGCGGTTGCCGACATCGCAGCATGGCAGTATTCATCCCTGCCGGCGAACAATGACGTCGCCGACGGTTGGTATGTCGACGCAATGATCGAGTCCCCCGATCGTTGGAGCACCGGGTGGCATGCCTGGGACGTGTTGCCCGATGGAACGGTCATGGTCGCGATCGCCGAAGCCGTCGACACACACGCCAACGGTGCGATGGCGGCCGCCACCGCACGAGCGGCGTTGACCGCGCACAGTGGCTATCGACATTCACCCCGACAGATGCTGCAGCGGATCAGCGACACGCTCTGGCAATCGAACACTGCCGACCAACTGGTGTCGCTGATGTACATCCGCCTGGATCCGGAATCCGGTGAGGGCGAAGTCGCCGTGTCAGGGCAAATCGAAGGCATGATCGCGGGCAGCTATGGCTACCGTCCGTTGGTCGCCTCGGGTTGTCGCCCGCTTGCCAGCGCGATCGACATCGATTGTTTCGAATCGACCTTCAAGTTGTCGGTCGGCGAAAAGCTACTCGCCTACACCGCCGGCCTTCGCAAAGACGGTATCGGACAAGACTTGGTCGGTTGCTGTCTCCGTCATAGCGATGGCGACGCCAAAGATCCGCTCGCAATGCTTCGCCGTGAAATCGCCGACTTCCCAGTTCGAAACGAACGCGGCGTTCTGCTGTTGGCACGACGTTCCTGA
- a CDS encoding TolC family protein: MNRSLFRFAAYLQLVLAIVLATGCTPTQPFFINESPDLKHYLDTATSIEYPDVDAPSMPEAVESLPPLTVGNHDYQFWNLTLEECVGMALQNARFILANGGTSETQQNLAAQFVSGQPGQFGSIYDVALQQTTTQSAALATDGSGNRLLPRGAVRANQIGGVEDALAEFDAVASGFIDLSTTDRPQNVGSGNSINPQISVGQNTTQQAALSKRLATGGVVTLRQQTIYSRNNSQISAFSRLYPSDYTALVEAQIQHPLARNRGTYINRIPVMLASMNEDIAIAAYEAQVRNLVRNVEVAYWDLYLSYRAVSTATIARDSAQATAQFTKLNLQKGFATNQEVSQAVAQYWNLHRRLIGALAGSNLPGDDPRGVYGRERALRELIGLAPTDERLIRPIDEPTIARVEFDWWESVAQALYLSPELRDKKYRIKQGELELALAKNQVLPDVNLSFLYRWVGLGDTLGPPDRADRFPADGSSALAELTSGDYQEAQVRLDISMPVGLRREYARIRNAQMTLKSRQDNLADSERLLISQLSDAVAKVASHYSLLQSAANEWQATEQEVDARLLEYRKGIRDVNVVLQSQQRRAEAQISYYRALTEYNKSINYVDMLKGTLLVNNGITLREGPWNSKAYCDALERARERAAGHQLQYGVTRPGVIRQGAVKDADTAAKMFGFGDKAAPDQDLQLFSPSPNDVPAVPETSLREFESTGQLTTPDPTMPRYVPVPKDADGNKPAAKAVDSLDAPSSVLVPNEPLSQTARPVGSVQQASHQSAGIQSAIGSGVVNQSSHVRPAVADPNGAPIPVRRKRIELQSGTHSK, from the coding sequence ATGAATCGCTCGCTTTTTCGTTTTGCTGCGTACCTGCAACTCGTGTTGGCGATTGTTTTGGCGACTGGATGTACGCCGACGCAACCGTTTTTCATCAACGAGTCGCCGGACCTCAAACATTATCTCGACACAGCGACTTCCATTGAATACCCGGATGTCGATGCGCCTAGCATGCCGGAAGCGGTTGAATCGCTTCCGCCGCTGACGGTCGGTAATCACGACTATCAGTTCTGGAATCTCACGCTCGAAGAGTGCGTCGGGATGGCACTGCAGAACGCACGGTTCATCTTGGCCAATGGCGGAACGTCAGAAACGCAGCAGAACCTGGCCGCACAGTTTGTCAGTGGACAACCCGGACAGTTCGGCAGCATCTACGACGTCGCGCTCCAGCAAACGACCACCCAGTCAGCCGCATTGGCGACCGATGGTTCGGGCAACCGTTTGTTGCCACGAGGTGCCGTGCGAGCCAATCAGATCGGCGGCGTCGAGGACGCGTTGGCCGAGTTTGATGCGGTGGCGAGCGGATTCATTGATCTGTCGACGACCGATCGTCCCCAAAACGTTGGTTCGGGTAATTCGATCAACCCGCAGATTTCGGTCGGGCAAAATACGACCCAACAAGCCGCTTTGAGCAAGCGTTTGGCAACCGGCGGCGTCGTCACCCTTCGTCAACAAACGATCTACTCGCGAAACAATTCGCAGATCAGCGCGTTTTCGCGGCTTTACCCCAGCGACTATACGGCGTTGGTCGAAGCTCAAATCCAGCACCCGCTGGCCCGAAATCGCGGAACGTACATCAACCGAATTCCGGTCATGCTCGCCAGCATGAACGAAGACATCGCGATCGCGGCTTACGAAGCGCAGGTCCGAAACTTGGTTCGCAACGTCGAAGTTGCTTACTGGGATCTGTACCTGTCCTACCGAGCGGTTTCGACGGCAACGATTGCCCGTGACAGTGCCCAAGCGACGGCACAGTTCACCAAGCTGAACCTGCAAAAGGGATTCGCGACGAACCAAGAGGTCTCCCAAGCCGTCGCCCAATACTGGAACCTGCACCGAAGATTGATCGGAGCCCTGGCCGGATCGAACCTGCCCGGTGATGACCCGCGAGGTGTCTATGGACGCGAGCGTGCCCTTCGCGAATTGATCGGATTGGCTCCGACCGACGAACGATTGATCCGCCCGATCGACGAACCCACGATCGCCCGCGTCGAGTTTGATTGGTGGGAATCGGTGGCCCAAGCGTTGTACCTCAGCCCCGAACTTCGCGACAAAAAATATCGAATCAAACAAGGTGAATTGGAACTGGCCTTGGCGAAGAACCAAGTGTTGCCCGACGTGAACTTGTCGTTCCTTTATCGCTGGGTCGGACTGGGCGATACGCTCGGACCGCCGGATCGTGCGGACCGCTTCCCGGCCGACGGCAGCAGTGCGTTGGCAGAACTGACCAGCGGGGACTACCAAGAAGCCCAGGTGCGATTGGACATCTCCATGCCCGTCGGACTACGCCGCGAGTACGCACGGATTCGAAATGCTCAGATGACACTGAAAAGCCGCCAAGACAATTTGGCCGACAGTGAGCGACTGTTGATCAGCCAACTCAGCGACGCGGTCGCCAAGGTGGCCAGCCATTACAGTCTGCTGCAATCGGCGGCCAACGAATGGCAAGCAACCGAACAGGAAGTCGACGCCCGATTGCTGGAATACCGGAAAGGGATTCGCGACGTGAACGTGGTGCTGCAAAGTCAGCAACGTCGCGCCGAAGCACAAATTTCGTACTACCGAGCGTTGACCGAGTACAACAAGTCCATCAACTACGTCGACATGCTGAAAGGGACCTTGCTGGTCAACAACGGGATCACCCTTCGCGAAGGACCGTGGAATTCGAAAGCTTACTGCGATGCCTTGGAACGAGCCCGTGAACGTGCCGCCGGCCACCAATTGCAATACGGTGTGACGCGTCCCGGTGTCATTCGCCAGGGTGCGGTCAAGGATGCTGACACCGCAGCAAAGATGTTCGGATTCGGCGACAAAGCAGCCCCTGACCAAGACCTCCAATTGTTCTCGCCTTCGCCTAACGACGTGCCGGCGGTCCCCGAAACGTCGCTCCGCGAATTCGAATCGACCGGGCAATTGACGACGCCTGACCCCACAATGCCTCGCTATGTTCCCGTACCCAAAGACGCCGACGGAAACAAGCCAGCGGCAAAGGCCGTCGATTCTCTCGATGCACCGAGCAGTGTCCTGGTTCCCAACGAACCGCTTAGCCAAACGGCCCGCCCGGTTGGATCGGTACAGCAAGCGAGCCATCAATCGGCCGGTATTCAATCCGCCATCGGCAGCGGTGTTGTGAACCAGTCTTCTCATGTTCGACCCGCGGTCGCCGATCCAAACGGGGCACCGATTCCCGTGCGACGGAAACGAATCGAACTACAATCGGGAACGCATTCAAAATAA